The following DNA comes from Buttiauxella agrestis.
ACTTTTTTGATTATTTCCATACATTCAGCGTGCGCTAAATTATGGTCATCAAACTCTTTATTAAAAAAGAAGAAAAATGCTTTTTTCACTTGCGGTATTTCGATAAAAATAAATTCATCAACTTTATGAAAAAAGTGAAAGCTTTCATTGCTTGTTTCAAATATCAAAAGAGAGTTTGATTTCTTAGCCTTCCTTTTCTTTATTAGCTCTCTCCTGCTTTTTCTGATGGTATTAAAAACTTTATGTGGAGTAGTGTCTATCTCACCCCAGAACATGGCGACAGGGATATCAGAAAGGAAAGGTATATATTCCTTCCCCTTATAACGAAGAAATTTCGACCTAAGATCCATTAGTTGCAATTTAAACCCAAGATATTGCAACCACCAAATAATGCAATCGACTTCAAATTGATTGAGGTCTCCGCCATTTTTTTCTAATAATATTCTTTTGAGATTATCCTCAAAAGCACCAAGCAATTCTGAATTACAAACCCTACAAGCTGGAATTGTGGTTTTGATGTAACTAGAAGATTGATTGTTTTTGGTGTTAACGAGGGATTTATTTTGGTTAGCTTCGAAAGCCCATTGAGGTATGACATGCTCTCGAGTAATTTCATTTTCACTTCCACACAGCACACAGATATCCGTCCCGTGTTCTGAAATAACCTTATTCATTACTAATCTTTGCGAAGCCTTTATTTTAGCTCTCAGCAAACTAAATTTCTCATCCATTGTTAGGCCATTAATTCTTAAAAGATTCCGACAGCGTAATTAATAACTCCTTTTCAATCAGCTGTATAGATGTTTTGTCGATGCCCAATAATGGTCTAGCCTCGTACTGCACACTCTCACTGTAGCGGTTAGGCTTATCTTTTAACCCTTCCTGATGCACCCGCGCCATACGCTGCACCCGCCCGGTAAACTCCACCACAGCAGCCTCATTGGTGCCTTTCGCTTTCATATACCGGTTGGTGCGCAGCTTCGTGAACATCTGACGTTTCACCCGACCTTTTTTGCCTTTCACTGGCTGGCGTTTCCGGGCGGCATACGGTGTGCCGTCCGGTGCCTGCTGGCGCTTGATGCGTTGCTGCTGCGAGGTTCTGAGTTGTTTCGCAATCTCTGCCGTCATTCTGCGGCGCGCAGCCGGTGACAGGCTGGCAATCAGCCCGGCGAGTTTATCCTCGAAAGGCTTGAACTCATTCATACCACTGACTCACCAGCTCGCCATGCGCATAAAGCTCCATTGGCCGCGTGACGTTCTCCGGCAATGGTGGCTCGGCTGCATGTTTCACGTGCAGCGCTTCACCTTCCTGCCTGACCAGCGTGCGCTCAGTCAGCATCAGGCTGATACTGACATCAACGCTTTCGTCATCGTTGATATCGGCGATATACGTGAAGCCTCTTTTCTTACCCTCGTCAGTGGTCATGATGTCGGGCTGGTTTTCCCGCAGCCAGGCATTGACCGGCACGATGAGATAATCCAGATCGCCGTGATAATCCGTGACCACGATGTTGAGCGTGTACTGATTTTCAAACGACAACGAGGTCGCAAGGGTTGCAGCAATTTTCCCGCTGTCGATAAAAATGCGCAGCATGTCCGGGTTATTACGCAGCACCGGCGCTGCATCACAAAGGGCTTTGCGTAAATTGGCGGGCTTGAGCATCGAGTTCGTCCTGGCAATGTTTTGTGGTTTCAGTCTGGGCTGCACAACTCACCAGTGCCGCCTCAAGCTGGCGAATGTCCGCGCTTAAATCGCCGTTAGTGCGCGGGCGGCTTGCCGGTATCTGGCACAGCGCCACTTTCGGACAGCCACTGTAAATAATCGGCGGTGGTGGTGAAGGCGGGGCGGGTGTGCAGCCGGATAATGTCATCAGGCAAATCAGACTCATACCACTCACGCAGCGCTTTATTTTCATTGAGTAACCTCGTCACGGTGTTGCCACGGTTCGCCGCCAGGGTATTCGCGGTGGCGAGTTTATTGCGTAAATCAACCTGAGCCTGCTCGTTACGCTGCCGGAGTCTGGCGGCAACATCGAGCTGATTGCGCAGCATGGTTATCTGGGTTTTCTGCTCTCCGGCAACACGGTTGGCCTTTTCAAACGAGCGGGTGAGCGTGCTGTTTTCGCGCTTCATCCACACCAGACCGGCGACGGCCAGTAACAGCAAAATCATCAGCGTTTTCATTGCACCCCCTTCAGGCAGTAAGCACGCTCACGTGCGCGGCGGTTTTCCAACCCGGTATTTCTGACGCCATTCACAAACACCCAGCGCGGCAACTGATCACAAACCTGCCACCACTGATGACGCTTGATGTAACTCACCATCGTTGAGCGACAGGCCGCCCCGGTGCCGACGTTAAACGCAAAACTGACCACCGCGTCATACACCGGCTGCGGCATATCGACCGGCACGCAGACAGCAAGGCGGCGCTCAACATTCAGCACGTCGCTGACCAGGTTCTGCGCGGCCTGCTGCTCGGTGATATTGCCTTTCGGGGTGACGCCTGCGGTGTGACCGATGCCCGATGTCCAGACACCGGCGCTGCACTGGTACGGTTTCAGGCGGCACCCTTCGAGGTCAGCAATCAGCGCCAGCCCGTGGGTGAGGTTTTCAGTAAGCGGAAATCCGGCACCAGGACGGCGAGCGCCAGCACCACGGCCACGCTGCAACGTTTAACGATTGATGCCACGTATCACCCCCTCATCCAGCCCCATTGCGCGCAGATAGCGGAAGGTCTGACGGCGATACCAGAAATTCACCAGCGCGGTGAAAATCGCACAGCCTCCGCCGACATACAGCGCCATTTTTTCCGGCGTCTGCGTCCCGAAATACGCCAGCGCCACCGACAGCCAGTAGGTGACAAACGTCGTGATTTTTTCCATTGTCAGTCCCATAAGTTCAGCGTCTCCGCAACAGGGGAAGAATCGATATCCGGCAGCTCAACAGCGGTGCCGTGGGGCATTTCTTCGCCCATATCGGCGAGACCGGGATTTGCCAGCAGCACCGCTTCGACCACGCCCCCGGTGCGCCCGTAATGGCGCGCACAGAGTGCATCCAGCGTGTCGCCCTGGAGGGCAATCACCCTCATCAGATTTGCCCGATGATGCAGCGTGATTTCCCCTGCAACCGGGACACCGCCCAGCGCATATCGCGCCACAGCTCATCAATGGTGGTTTCCACGTCGTCGGCTTTTTTGTCGCCTCTGGCGCTCGCATCCACGCCGCGATAACGCTCGTAAAGGGTTGCGGTGGTCATCGCCACCACAGCGCGCAGGTAGTAAAAACAGCGCACGCTTTCGCCGTCGAGTATTTCGGCAGGTACATCGGCCAGGCACTCAAAACCGAGTGCCATCTGCGCGCTGCGGTACTCGAATAACTCGGCGTTGGTCTCGGCGATACCGTCCTTAATCGCCACCCGCAACCGCTCCGGGGTGACGGTGTGCTCAAGGCGCATCAGCTCCCGGACGCGCACCGGGTCGACTGCCGGGAAAAAGAAGGTGTTGCTGATAACCGGCTCGCGCACCGGCGGCGGGGGAATAACCACACCCGGCGAAACATCGGGCTTGCTGATAATCACTGTCGTCATGACAACCTCAAAATAGGTGGACGGTGGACGCCGGTATCGATGAAGGACGAACCTGTCTCAACCGGCGTGCCGTCCGGCGCGGGGCGCATTCTTAACCGGTGGTTTTATCCACTTTGCGGGGGCGACCGCGTTTGCCTGGTGTGGTCGCAGGTTTACGCGCTCTGGGTTTTGTCTTTAGCTTTTTAACCGGTGCGGGTTTCGGCTTAAGCGCACTTTCGAGACGCTCAATGTCCTTTTTCACCCCCGCCTGTGCATCGAGCTGCATCGCACGCTTGAGGTGCTCCAGCGCATCCGCCAGCAGCCCGGCGTCACGCAGTACCAGCCCGGTAATTTTGTGCAGGCGTCCGCGCACTTTGTCGGGCATATCGGCGGCACTGGTCAGCGTCTGGGTTGCCAGCAGCAGCGTAATATCAACCGGCTCACCGGCGGCGTGAGCACGCATGGCCGCCAGTGCCACATCCTCTGCCAGCACATACGGCGTGGTGCGCTTGTGCAGGGCGGGCATGGTGAGACCGTACTGCATCGCGTAGCGGGCAATTTCCAGCGCACCGGCAATGTCACCGGCATCGAGCTTCCACAGCATGACGGTCATCACGATGTCATCCTGCGCGCCTTTGCCCTCACTCAGCACCCCGGCAACCCACGGCGCATAGGACGGCAACAGCGCGCGCTTTTTGTCCGCCTTGCGCTCAATGGAATGAATGGTTTTTAACGTGCGTTGGTCGGCAGCCAGTTTGACCAGCATCTGCTCGTAAGCACTTGCATGGCGCAGCGGGTTATCGTCCCGCTGCGCGGTCACAATGGCCGAGACCCGCATCATGTGACGTGCGGCGGGACTCGTCATGGCTTACGCCTCCTGCGCCGGTTCATCTTTCGGCGGCTCAGGGAACTCACCGAGCGTGATGTTTTCCACCAGGCAACCGGCGGCGTAGTCTTCAATCACGTAATCAATGTTCATTGATTCGTAGTTTTCGATGCGGTCGAGCTTGCCGTTCTCATCAATGATGCGGCGGTGACTGTCGTCCATGTAGTAAATGGACAGGTTTTCCAGCGTGGTGACCATCAGGCCATTGGCCGGGAAGTACGGTACGCGCACCGCGGGCAGATTACCGATGCGTTTCTGGCTGACAATCACATCCGCCGCCATCGCTTCGGTGTTGGCCTGGTCCTGGTTCACAATCGGGAAATATTTGTCCGCCAGCAGCTGACGACCGCAGATGACAACTAAATCCGGATCTTCCTGATACCACGGCGCAATCAGGTTGTTGGTCGCATCCATCACCAGCGCGTCGAGGTTGGCAAAATCGCCGTGTTTACCCACGCGGATCACATCAGAAATAATGCTGCCATCATCGGCGGTGACTTTATCCATCACGCGCGCTTTCGCTTCGTTGCGGTACTTCTGCAACCAGCCGACGGCTACATCCTGCAACAGTGGATTTTTGCTGCGGTCAGAGGTGGCCGCACGCTTGATACCGTTGAAACCGGCCATCATTAAATCGAGCGACTGACGCTTGATAATGGCGTTGCGAATACGGAGCTGAAAGTCCTGGAAACGCGCCCATAAATCCAGCGTGCGGAAACGAATATGGAAATCGAAGTTAATCTGGTCACATTCGTATTTGTTGGACTCCAGCGCGGTGAAATCTTCGGTTTTGCGTTCGTCACCGCTGGCGGTATCGGCGGTGCTGGCAATCGAGCCGGAGACACCGACACCGATTTTTTCACCCTTCATTTCCGCGACCGGCACCATGTTGATGCGGGTCAGAAAGTCGGATGACTCCTGCATGGTGTTCATCAGGGTCTGTGTGACGGACGGGTCGACGCTGAATTTTTTGGTCATATCACCGGCGTCGACGTTGTTGAGCTTCGCCACCTGGGTGAGATAGGCATTAAATTTAAATCGGGTCTGTGGCTTCATTGTTATTCCTGAATGAGTGTTGGTTTTGTTCCGGGCTTAGCAGTTGGTCAGCATCGAGTCGCCATTGCCGCCGCTCGACGGTTCACGGCGGCGCTGCGCAAAGCTTTCGGTTTTATCGAGGGAGGTTTCCAGCGCTGACAGCTTTTGCTGGCTTTCTTCAAGCTGAGTGATGAGTTCGCCCTTGAGGGTGCTGAAGGATTGCTCCATCGCATTCAGGCGCTGCTCGGTGGCGTCGTGGTTGGCCTGCACCTGCTCGGTGACCACCGTTACCGCCTCATGCACGTCGTTAAAACGTGCATCGTCATCCGCCTGTTTACGACTGAAAATACCTTTCACGGTGTCGGTCAGTTTGGTCAGCAGGGTGTCGGGCTGGTCTTCAAATTCCAGTTCGGCCAGGGTGGCGACAGAGAACAAATCTTCCGGGCGTTCTTTGCGGCCAGAAAGCGGATTGGTTTTCGCTCGGGAGCAAAATTCCAGATATTCCGTGCCGAGGCTTGCCGGGTCGTCAGTGACCGCGAGGCCAATCAGATAGCACTTGCCGGAGTTGG
Coding sequences within:
- a CDS encoding phage virion morphogenesis protein codes for the protein MNEFKPFEDKLAGLIASLSPAARRRMTAEIAKQLRTSQQQRIKRQQAPDGTPYAARKRQPVKGKKGRVKRQMFTKLRTNRYMKAKGTNEAAVVEFTGRVQRMARVHQEGLKDKPNRYSESVQYEARPLLGIDKTSIQLIEKELLITLSESFKN
- a CDS encoding phage tail protein → MLKPANLRKALCDAAPVLRNNPDMLRIFIDSGKIAATLATSLSFENQYTLNIVVTDYHGDLDYLIVPVNAWLRENQPDIMTTDEGKKRGFTYIADINDDESVDVSISLMLTERTLVRQEGEALHVKHAAEPPLPENVTRPMELYAHGELVSQWYE
- the lysC gene encoding Rz1-like lysis system protein LysC (LysC is an Rz1-like component of a phage lytic system, substantially overlapping although not fully embedded in the gene for the Rz-like LysB component.); protein product: MTLSGCTPAPPSPPPPIIYSGCPKVALCQIPASRPRTNGDLSADIRQLEAALVSCAAQTETTKHCQDELDAQARQFTQSPL
- the lysB gene encoding Rz-like lysis system protein LysB (The gene for this Rz-like phage lysis system protein may overlap extensively with the gene for the other spanin subunit, the Rz1-like protein in the outer membrane.), giving the protein MKTLMILLLLAVAGLVWMKRENSTLTRSFEKANRVAGEQKTQITMLRNQLDVAARLRQRNEQAQVDLRNKLATANTLAANRGNTVTRLLNENKALREWYESDLPDDIIRLHTRPAFTTTADYLQWLSESGAVPDTGKPPAH
- a CDS encoding primosomal protein → MGLTMEKITTFVTYWLSVALAYFGTQTPEKMALYVGGGCAIFTALVNFWYRRQTFRYLRAMGLDEGVIRGINR
- a CDS encoding tail protein X gives rise to the protein MRVIALQGDTLDALCARHYGRTGGVVEAVLLANPGLADMGEEMPHGTAVELPDIDSSPVAETLNLWD
- a CDS encoding head completion/stabilization protein, yielding MTTVIISKPDVSPGVVIPPPPVREPVISNTFFFPAVDPVRVRELMRLEHTVTPERLRVAIKDGIAETNAELFEYRSAQMALGFECLADVPAEILDGESVRCFYYLRAVVAMTTATLYERYRGVDASARGDKKADDVETTIDELWRDMRWAVSRLQGKSRCIIGQI
- a CDS encoding terminase endonuclease subunit codes for the protein MTSPAARHMMRVSAIVTAQRDDNPLRHASAYEQMLVKLAADQRTLKTIHSIERKADKKRALLPSYAPWVAGVLSEGKGAQDDIVMTVMLWKLDAGDIAGALEIARYAMQYGLTMPALHKRTTPYVLAEDVALAAMRAHAAGEPVDITLLLATQTLTSAADMPDKVRGRLHKITGLVLRDAGLLADALEHLKRAMQLDAQAGVKKDIERLESALKPKPAPVKKLKTKPRARKPATTPGKRGRPRKVDKTTG
- a CDS encoding phage major capsid protein, P2 family; amino-acid sequence: MKPQTRFKFNAYLTQVAKLNNVDAGDMTKKFSVDPSVTQTLMNTMQESSDFLTRINMVPVAEMKGEKIGVGVSGSIASTADTASGDERKTEDFTALESNKYECDQINFDFHIRFRTLDLWARFQDFQLRIRNAIIKRQSLDLMMAGFNGIKRAATSDRSKNPLLQDVAVGWLQKYRNEAKARVMDKVTADDGSIISDVIRVGKHGDFANLDALVMDATNNLIAPWYQEDPDLVVICGRQLLADKYFPIVNQDQANTEAMAADVIVSQKRIGNLPAVRVPYFPANGLMVTTLENLSIYYMDDSHRRIIDENGKLDRIENYESMNIDYVIEDYAAGCLVENITLGEFPEPPKDEPAQEA
- a CDS encoding GPO family capsid scaffolding protein, which gives rise to MAKKVSKWFRIGVEGDTCDGRVISGTDIQEMADSFDPRVYGARINLEHITSVLPDSPFCRYGDVTELKAETIDDDSALNGKLALFARITPLANLVEMVGKGQKVYTSMEIRPNFSNSGKCYLIGLAVTDDPASLGTEYLEFCSRAKTNPLSGRKERPEDLFSVATLAELEFEDQPDTLLTKLTDTVKGIFSRKQADDDARFNDVHEAVTVVTEQVQANHDATEQRLNAMEQSFSTLKGELITQLEESQQKLSALETSLDKTESFAQRRREPSSGGNGDSMLTNC